The following proteins are encoded in a genomic region of Cryptomeria japonica chromosome 11, Sugi_1.0, whole genome shotgun sequence:
- the LOC131064758 gene encoding naringenin,2-oxoglutarate 3-dioxygenase-like, with amino-acid sequence MTPSAIDSVLSLAESGVKDLPLSFLKDEHERPIVPHNVFSHDIPVISLPNSRGHQRDQVRAKLKKACQEWGVFQVVVHRVPRELTNLIMSQAMDFFSLPLEEKLEYALKPGTYLGYGNGTFIKDDPLMDWRELKTIADYSDATAELVVELLELISEALGLESKAIENACGDAEHKLLLNYYPKCPRPDLTLGLKRHTDPGTITLLVQDKVGGLQVTKDDGKSWVTVEPIDGAFVVNLGDQMHVLSSGSFKNADHQAVVNSSTTRLSVATFYNPNPNSIVYPLEGLVNEEHPNKFERYIYKEFYGRKMTQQVVERAKKLELMEGKKINGTV; translated from the exons ATGACACCATCTGCAATAGATAGTGTGCTAAGCTTGGCAGAGTCTGGTGTCAAGGATCTGCCTTTGAGTTTTCTCAAAGATGAGCATGAGCGTCCCATAGTCCCACACAATGTCTTTTCACATGATATCCCTGTGATTTCCCTCCCCAACTCTCGTGGGCATCAAAGAGATCAAGTAAGAGCTAAGCTGAAAAAGGCCTGTCAAGAGTGGGGAGTTTTTCAGGTTGTCGTTCACCGAGTTCCAAGGGAGCTGACAAACCTCATCATGAGCCAGGCCATGGATTTCTTCTCGCTCCCGCTTGAGGAAAAATTAGAGTATGCTTTGAAGCCCGGAACCTATCTTGGCTATGGTAATGGTACCTTTATCAAGGACGACCCTCTGATGGATTGGAGAGAGCT GAAGACTATTGCAGATTACAGCGACGCTACTGCTGAGCTGGTAGTAGAGTTATTAGAGCTCATCTCTGAAGCTCTTGGGTTGGAGTCTAAAGCCATAGAGAATGCCTGTGGAGATGCAGAACACAAGCTTTTGCTGAATTATTACCCTAAATGCCCTCGACCTGATTTGACGCTGGGATTGAAGAGACACACAGATCCAGGGACAATAACTTTGTTGGTGCAGGACAAGGTTGGCGGACTGCAAGTCACCAAAGATGACGGGAAAAGCTGGGTGACTGTAGAACCAATCGACGGGGCATTTGTAGTGAATTTGGGAGATCAGATGCAC GTGTTAAGCAGTGGCTCTTTCAAGAATGCGGATCATCAGGCTGTGGTGAATTCGAGCACTACAAGATTGTCCGTAGCAACTTTCTACAATCCCAATCCAAATTCAATAGTTTACCCACTTGAGGGATTGGTTAACGAGGAGCACCCCAACAAATTTGAACGCTACATTTACAAAGAGTTTTATGGCAGAAAGATGACCCAGCAAGTCGTAGAGAGAGCCAAAAAACTAGAATTGATGGAAGGGAAGAAGATAAATGGTACAGTTTAG